From a single Planococcus shenhongbingii genomic region:
- a CDS encoding cbb3-type cytochrome c oxidase subunit I, which yields MLSQKIVNRGVTPRTTLIFVEATINTKGVWSKMGTAFIKVAAVYLLIGLTLGIYMGIVERFEFTPVHAHINLVGWATMGIFGLIYSAFPRAGNSVLGKTHFWLYNIGALLLLGGMVLFSIGEEGTAFPIAVTGALTVVAATLVFIVNLFRNVKAHEAFRRNE from the coding sequence TTGCTCAGCCAAAAAATAGTGAACCGCGGCGTGACTCCAAGAACAACGTTGATTTTCGTAGAAGCTACGATTAATACGAAAGGAGTTTGGAGTAAGATGGGCACTGCTTTTATTAAAGTAGCGGCTGTTTATCTATTGATCGGCCTTACCTTAGGGATTTATATGGGGATAGTTGAAAGATTTGAATTTACCCCTGTACACGCCCATATCAATTTGGTTGGCTGGGCCACAATGGGGATATTCGGGCTAATCTATAGTGCTTTTCCGAGAGCAGGAAACAGCGTGTTAGGAAAAACTCATTTTTGGCTCTATAATATCGGAGCATTGCTTTTATTGGGGGGCATGGTTTTGTTTTCCATTGGAGAAGAAGGGACGGCTTTTCCGATTGCCGTTACCGGAGCACTGACCGTTGTAGCTGCCACTTTAGTATTTATCGTAAATCTGTTTCGGAATGTCAAAGCGCATGAAGCTTTTAGAAGAAACGAATAA